The genomic interval attcattatgctttaatattaaatataattaatataagcacagtaatcgggtccctcaTTGCACCAGTATTTTTTTACAAGTTTTAAATAGCTCAACTATATCTGTTTTCTGAGGTATAGTAGTCCATTTCCTGCGTTCCCAGTTCAAAGTTTTATCGTATCCTTCTCGTACGGTAGAATAATCGTTAATGTAAATCCGATGGGATAAGATATTTGAGAGCATGCTTGCATAATAATTCTCGGTATTCCATACACCGGaaaaatttctgttttattAGCGAGAGACTGTAACTATACATACTGTTTGCCCGAAGCCAATTTCATTGTATATTCAGTGCATGCGCAATCTTCCACGCGTTTATCGATAAAACAATGTGTTCGTTACCGATGAATATCAATTCACAATATTTGTAGCTATCAGCCCCAACGAATTAACATTCTACTCGTCAAGAAATTATAAAGTGATGTTTTATATGATTTATCTGCATGTACACGCTTCAGGCTCGTGAGTACTTAATAACAGAGAAACATGGCAATGTATAGGAGAGGAACGTCTCTTCGAGAATCATTTATCGATGTTCTATCCAGGAAGTCAGCACTTATAAGTACTGTGAGTCAAAATAATGCTacgtttgttatttgaaggttaaTCTCAATATTCTCCTGTCTATACAGTAAAATGGAGTATTATTTGTTTTCAACTAGTAAAGCCtactattagactgcggattttatgcatcgaatggaaaacattaaaaacatataaagaattcaaaaacactgttgtattgttttcaactcaataaaattattaagaaaagaaatatgtCTATGCATTCGGGCTGCCCATATGTACTGTAGTTTTTACAGATTGATTAAATTACCACCTTATTTGTGGCTACATACTATTCAAGTTACTGTAAAATTAATCTGTAATTAATTATTCTATACTAAATATATAaggtaaatattattaaattatactGATGTCAAGAAATGAGATTACTTACGGGTACTTCTAATAGCTCCAGTAATAAAATTTTAAGAATGTATATTCTTGACacaaatctacaaaacgtactttttaaattttcagtgTAACAAAATTTACCCACATAACAAAAGTTATAAAAAACAGCTTTCAGTATTTCCTCTGCAATTCCGATCACTTACAatcttttcaaaatttgtttcacattatgtagtaaactaattattctaacttctcaagaaaatccaagtcgtatagTCGTATACAAATCTGAAGTCTAATtatgagataataaattaactaaTGACGTTAAATAGGTGCCCAGATTGAAAGGAAATTATCTTTTCCGAGCTTCGGCTAGACTCGTGTTAGAGTATATCGATTGGTTGACCGAAGAGGCAGTGGTTGAGGAAATTAGCGACGATGTGGCGGTCAACATTCGAATGGCTCAGCAGAAAAAAGTGGAAAAGAAAGGTTTGTCCCTCGAGGTTGGTCAAATAGATTTTACGCATTGCCATTTCTCGCCCAGAGAAAATATTGTGCATTTGACCCATTGAAGTGGAAAGACGTTTCGGATACACTATGCTTTTCGTATGACATTATACATGTTgaagtaaaatattgtttaatattaacaTCAAACATTACCAGCTACATATCTGCTATCGTCTTAGGAATATATTCGATTTGAAtctataaaaaaattctttgttaAGGCTacacaaataataaattaaataacaaaTAGTATCTTTGGTCATATccaatttcatttaattcgtaTGTCGGGGGattaaataattgtaaactTATTCAATGAAGAAAGTAATTTTAAGTTATTCAATCAAACGTagaattttaaatattggaaaatataattttaaataataatttaaataaaacttttggAAATAATGCGCGTGATGAGTGGTTAACGATCGTTGTAAttatattaaaaagaattatgTACGTGGGTGTTCACGGAATTGGTCAAAGCGTGtgcaattcaaataaatttctgtCCAAGCTTCGTTTGTGTaactgttttataaaaattctaaaaatttgaaattttataaaaattttatatatacaGTGCTGCGAATAATTATAAACTGAAttctattttcagatttttcaagaTAGTCAAACAAAAATTCACAAAATTGCTTATATAATTTCTACCATAATGTACAACTAAACTGAAAATGCAACAAACAGAaatctttttcttttaaactttgaaaaacattcaattttctttaaaattgtGCTTTTatctatgtatacatataaattCAATGTGAATTTTGTTAAGTTTCCATTAAATATTTAGTGGAGTTTCCTTTACTTTTTGTTGCTTCTATTAACCTGCTAGGAATACTATCTATTAACTTATTTACAGTTTTGGTTGAAATACCCTATCTAGCAGATTATTATTCCCCGTTTAAGtccaataatatttttgtataagtTACTTCTTTCAATCAAAAACTTTTTGCACTAGAATACTGTACAGCTTCTCAGTTGGGTGCAGATCTTGGTTCAATGTCAGCCATGGTAATAATTCTATTGCAGAGTCTCGAAAGTACTTTTTTATGGTAGCAGCTGAACGAATTGGAGCGCTGTCTTGTTGTAAAATTGCCTTTCTGTTTTCAGGTATGAAAGGCAATAATTCGTCATGTAACGTCTCCAGATATTCTACAGCATTTAATTTACCCTTCTCAAAAACAATTTTACTcttaaaatttgttttaaatgTCGCGCAAATCATTACTGACTGAGACTACACCAAGGCCTTAACGATATGATCCGTTTTTCTTTTCGCAGATCATGCCTATAGTAGTGAAAACCATCAGGCCCATCTCTACGAAACATTTCCTTATCGCGCCATATTATATGTTTCTAGACATTAAGTTTTTGGACGAATTCTACAGCGATTTCAATCTCGCAATGATATGTCGTTTCTTTAACGATTTCTATCGCAAACATTTCTGGTGTTTTAATTTTTCAGTTTGTACAGCCGATTTTCTTGTTACACTGAAATCACATTTTAAGTTGAAACGACTcactattttttatttgaaagctCCAATGTTCGACATCTCCCTCAAAACCGCACGTTCCACAGTTTGCAAAAGCGGTGTTGGTCTTCCTGGTCACTTGTTTAATAATTTGCTGTTTCTTGAAATCATTCAGTCCTGTACCACATGGCATAATGAAAAACTGGAAAttcttatgaaattttcagatacACAGTTTTAAACAATTCATCTAAAATAATTTGATTAAATCAACCGCGCGAAAGCAAGGAGTCAGTATCGACGAGCCCTGAAAAGCAACTGATTCTGATAAATATTCACAGGCATAATAGTCTCGTtttgtaaaatcaaaacaagTGGCAACAAAAAGCTGATTACTTATAAAAATTCTTACTACCTTATCACAAACATACGCAGGCATGCTCCGTTGTTTCTTGAAACTATTTTGGAAAAATAATACAGAAAATCTGtttgaatttataaatattttcagcACTGTGTGTATAAATACAATAACTGAGAGTAAAGATCAAATAACTGGAACTGCATAATATTTTCTGAATGCCTTCATATAgctaaaataaatgaaatactattttatatttaagGATCGTTCTGTGCTCTTGACTAGACCAGAAGAAAGGACTGCGGTGGAAAAAACGTACATATAcgaattattcaagaaatttcGTGCATTTCGAAAATACCCGGAAGATTTAAGAGAATCTATAGCAAGGTTGTGTCTTTACCAATACTTAAAACCGGGGCGAGTAATTGTACGACAAGGTCGTGAAGCAGAGAATCTCTATTTCATAATAACCGGAGAAGTGAGCTTATCTAGGGTTGTGATCGACCGCTGGACGGGTTCGTGAGCTTCTTTTATGTTacatttaaactgtgaatccttaGTATTTAACGCTTACAAAAATCTCCAACAATAATTAGACTACTTAATACATAGTAGACTACGAGTTTTATGcatatattacaaaaattagtagTTGCAACTTGAAACAGTAGACAGACTAAAAGAATGAACCCTTTAACgcacagtttaaaaaaaaaccggccaaaaaaatcaatttttgatatactgcgcttttgttccatagaaaaaggctatattttattcttgaataaataagtgttatagcttacaatcccatgtaaatgataaatatcaataaaacgattttttttctttgctttcacattgttattttcaattctcgattatattcgagtgtgaaaaattatagcagcataaaatacaacgccgctcgaattatctcgagtgtgcacagtttggcctgtttagcgcgctcgaattaactcgagcgtacaagttaaggggttaaagagTATCCATAAATTACTTTCGatctactaaaattattagaTATTTCTAAGataaaagatatttctaatttctgtgtcttgcaaacatatacagaacatttttattttgcataaagatccgcagcctaatcaTTAGATATAATAAGTTTCAATAGAAGTTCAAATTCTTTTATGATGCTCGTAgccaattgaaattattattaatatagaaAGTACAACTCTTTTATGTTGCTTGTAgccaattaaaattattattaatacagaAAATACAATTCTATTTCGCTTATACTTTAACCATCTGACAATAAAAAggttgatttatttatttgtacatttttgtcTCCAGTTTAGTTGTATTGTCCGATAGAACAATCATCATTTTTTCaatctaataatattttttaattttttgtgtacCTGTGAtacatttgttttcttttgtattttgcTGCAAGTACTTAACAGTAATTTCGTTAAGTCTTCGACTTTTCACTGGGACATTTTTGAgacaaataatataattttcatttcgctaATTGATTAATTTTGCTACAAATTTTGTACATTAGATGAGTCAAAAGAAATCGATATGGGCATCTTAACTGCTGGCGACATATTCGGTGAAATTGCATTGCTGCATGTGGTACCAAGGACTGCAACGGTAATTACTAAAAGtatgtattatgtatatatAGGTAATTTCTATAACCGTCACTTTATGCATAGGaaagtaattaaattatatcaATGTAGTTGAATGTTTGTAACgaatattcgagtatatttctGCTTCAACAAAATTTCAATCACAGCTCCGTCATTACACGAGAACTTCCGAGTCTTtgacaaaattattatttaatgaatCACTGTATCGCGACTCAACAAGATTTAACGACGCATCAGTTAATATTTAAGGAAGAAATTCCTGTATACATATTGTATTATTAATTAGGTAATAGTTCTTTTCCTACGAGGCGTCCAGCATTTTTAAAGATCATTTCCTTTATTAGGCGTAAAGCTActtaataaactaatatttgtAAATAAAGTACATATTACATTGTTAGATACGAAGTTTCCGATTTTAAAAGATAAAAGTTATGAGGCACTCTGGttaagaaatactattatagtCTACGAGTTTATTATTAATATCAATTATTAATATCaagcaattatatttttaataccatattatattgtataatattatataatatcaagaattaaaatcaagcaatgacgagtatacacgtcgaagcCAGGGGAAACGCTCCTATTATTTTCACAAAATaggtaaagcaaaatgagaaaggattatatttttcaacaatttgttGTTGAAAAGGTTATTGTTattaaaaacttaaaaattgacaaaaaataataaaattcataaagataaattaaagaaaaaaataattttaagaaattcagtTGATTTCACTATGGTATTTCTCAAAGCAaggtaaaaaataattaacttAGCTTGTAAAAAGTAACACATTGTACGGACAATATCCAATATACCAAAGGGAATAATCAAACTTCTTTTTTAAAGAATACATAGCAGTTTTATTGGTAATATAAAAGAAACATAGCATCAAATGATATTTCTATTATATCTTATTGAAATTTCCAATATTTATAGTAAatggaaattttttattttacacgatgaGTATACACGTCAACTGCACCTCCATAGAGCTTTGAATTGACGTGTGCATACGTcgaacgcagttaactggttaaggcTCTATCTCCAgcttttatataaatatttagttttatttttagataaagtttattttaatatcaatctattgatattaaaaaatatctactATACTAAACATACCTATCTACTATTAAGAAACTTGTAATTCGTTGACAGAATATcgttgattacaatggtgcttaTCTTAATCAATGAGTTTCATTTACAAATATATTACTGTTACACTACTGTTAAATATCGGATATTTCAAATGTGTAACAACTTAATACTTACTTCTTTTAAGAAAGCCTACAGTACATTGCTAATACTTCCagctaatattttatatttcgaaGTTcactaaaaattatattatcattTCATTCAAACTCCAATAGGCAATTCATGGTTATAGGTGTCCAATaactttaaaaattcaattgaCAGCTACTGTAGATTTATTTCTTATACctcaaaaatgtttcaatatgGTCCTCCGACCCTATTTATCAAGTGAGTGGGATATTTTGCAAGATGCTTTGGTCCATTTTAATTACTTTAAAACCTGGGACAGAGACACTGTGCGAGAATGCTGTATTTTAAGCAGAATGAAAGACTTTCGCCCTGATGAGGTAAGAAATATTCAAACCTGTGTTTCTGATGAACCCAATAGTAAATTGTTGTTCTCGGTTTGAACGCTAACTTTTAACTTAATGTGTAAATAACTCCATTTTAATAGATAATTGAAAAAAAGTACACGAAGTAGTAATATATGATAATCAGTTATATTGGTGAATTTGATAATGTGATAATTAGAACaccgaaaatgttcaaaaaggCCAATTTGAAATTGcatattttacaataaaaatataaacatatttttgtttGAAAGTGTTGTACAAATCAAACACTAACTCAGACAAGTATAGAATAGTGCTTCTTACAAAATGCACTCATCATTTTCATTGGAAATTGCTTTAGTGTTAATGACATAAAcagatttgtttaaatattttattgaaaatagtaGTTTTTTATAGGTAAAGCCAACAACAATAACTATGTAGTTAATATATTTAATGACTTATATAAAATTGAAGTGTCCGACTCGTATGTCTGCAACAGTACATATTACAAATAtggtatactatactataaaaTTGAACTATAAAATGAaactataatataaaaaattaggaaTTAATACTATTCATATAATCGaataaaaactatcgaatactACCGAataaaactatcgaataaaaactATTTAAGGTCTTATTAGGTGACGGCAAAGGAATGGTTAATTATGTTCACTTCGTGCTAGAAGGCGAATGCCGTCTCATAGAACATATGACCGTACATGAGGAGTACATCTCAAGTGGAAACGTGCGATATGAATTATACCATCCCAGAGTTTCTGAAATGACAGGAAAATTCGATAcgtcaaaaagaaaaatcgacaAAGAAAGAAAGAGCCAAGTAATACGACAATAATATTTTCCGACCTTCgccatttttatgaaaaaaaactCGTCGCAATATGATAACGATGAATATTCATCATTTCGTAAATTAATAGTAAAACCAATTTATTCGGAGACGAATTGATTAGTGGTCGTTCGGTCCTCAGAATTTCGTAGCATTTTCATTGCTATTTTCAACATCCGCTCCTTAATTacttcttatttttaaagcataatgaatattatgtattaactgattttaatgaaacctaTTCTCTGGTAACTGTAACTGCGGCAGTATTTTTGCATATCTTATGATTCGGTGACGTGTGTTAAGAAAATTGTTGATCTATAATTCAAAATGTTCATTTAAGAAATAGCAAAAATATCTGCGTAAGTATGTAAACAATTAAGTGAT from Halictus rubicundus isolate RS-2024b chromosome 2, iyHalRubi1_principal, whole genome shotgun sequence carries:
- the LOC143364561 gene encoding uncharacterized protein LOC143364561 — its product is MAMYRRGTSLRESFIDVLSRKSALISTVPRLKGNYLFRASARLVLEYIDWLTEEAVVEEISDDVAVNIRMAQQKKVEKKGLSLEDRSVLLTRPEERTAVEKTYIYELFKKFRAFRKYPEDLRESIARLCLYQYLKPGRVIVRQGREAENLYFIITGEVSLSRVVIDRWTDESKEIDMGILTAGDIFGEIALLHVVPRTATVITKTTVDLFLIPQKCFNMVLRPYLSSEWDILQDALVHFNYFKTWDRDTVRECCILSRMKDFRPDEVLLGDGKGMVNYVHFVLEGECRLIEHMTVHEEYISSGNVRYELYHPRVSEMTGKFDTSKRKIDEQLDHDRSSIITTTLLDVVNEWHKITDVVEMLMRQPSSISQQQYPKDVRTIFMQICTFERGACFGLGENMRNRRIVSTTNVRCFLVPRYFLNEHNRANIWEHVKLFMDSKYPTRKELFDKFVLDRKWRQHKKLLVDTIGKRGRRIHSNVTMHDVPYSIRIENDVCV